From one Triticum aestivum cultivar Chinese Spring chromosome 4B, IWGSC CS RefSeq v2.1, whole genome shotgun sequence genomic stretch:
- the LOC123095077 gene encoding putative cyclin-dependent kinase F-2: protein MAAGKRPAAGHGTDQEPEISCCKRRRVRIGSTAAFEFDDTPCLGEGSFGAVLKARHRVTGKTVAIKVLRCSGDLVTANKEIQDEAGFLEACTPNTYVVGSHGLFRDPETYNLCLAMDYVGPNLHAFLSERPPLPEAIVKAYMWQLLTGANKMHNHRILHRDIKPHNILVGEGGKILKLCDLGLAMSLKNARKPYEFAGTMPYMAPEMLLGRPDYDAGVDVWSLGCVMAEMLTGRMLFKADKKDDRAAQLSAIFRVLGFPDESTWPDFVAAEVPRVFFSAQAQQHNTNTLGNLFPRETLSQDGFQVLKGLLECNPARRLTTAAALQLPWFEPKLPTPTDDVSKSLPPVRNVMRIKIVSAGTLKKKTVLRIKFTPPATPKKNLGRIKIIPPATPGTKENLLQRIKVIPPATPQMKNVLRIPLAMWNKAM from the coding sequence ATGGCTGCCGGCAAGCGACCAGCTGCCGGCCACGGGACGGATCAAGAACCAGAAATCTCCTGCTGCAAGAGGAGGCGCGTCCGCATCGGCAGCACCGCGGCCTTCGAGTTCGATGACACGCCCTGCCTCGGCGAGGGCAGCTTCGGCGCCGTCCTCAAGGCGCGCCACCGCGTCACGGGCAAGACCGTCGCCATCAAGGTCCTCCGCTGCAGCGGCGATCTTGTCACCGCCAACAAAGAGATCCAGGACGAGGCCGGCTTCCTCGAGGCCTGCACCCCGAACACTTACGTCGTCGGCTCCCACGGACTCTTCCGCGACCCTGAGACCTACAACCTCTGCCTCGCCATGGACTACGTCGGGCCCAACCTCCACGCTTTCTTGTCCGAGAGGCCGCCGCTACCGGAGGCCATCGTGAAAGCCTACATGTGGCAGCTCCTCACCGGCGCCAACAAGATGCACAACCACCGCATCCTCCACCGCGACATCAAGCCCCACAACATCCTGGTCGGGGAAGGAGGAAAGATCCTAAAGCTCTGCGACCTCGGGCTGGCCATGTCCTTGAAGAACGCGAGGAAGCCGTACGAGTTCGCCGGTACCATGCCCTACATGGCCCCCGAGATGCTCCTGGGGAGGCCGGACTACGACGCGGGCGTCGACGTGTGGTCGCTGGGATGCGTCATGGCCGAGATGCTGACCGGCAGGATGCTGTTCAAGGCCGACAAGAAGGACGACAGGGCCGCCCAGCTCTCGGCCATCTTCCGCGTTCTTGGCTTCCCGGACGAGAGCACGTGGCCGGACTTCGTCGCGGCCGAGGTGCCGCGAGTGTTCTTCTCCGCGCAGGCGCAGCAGCACAACACAAACACGCTGGGAAACCTCTTCCCCCGGGAGACCTTGTCCCAGGACGGCTTCCAAGTCTTGAAAGGGCTTCTCGAGTGCAACCCAGCTAGGCGGCTGACGACGGCCGCCGCGCTCCAGCTCCCGTGGTTCGAGCCCAAGCTCCCTACCCCCACCGACGACGTGTCAAAGTCGTTGCCGCCAGTAAGGAACGTTATGCGGATCAAGATCGTGTCGGCGGGGACACTCAAGAAGAAGACTGTGCTGCGGATCAAGTTCACTCCGCCGGCGACACCCAAGAAGAACCTTGGGCGTATCAAGATCATCCCACCGGCGACGCCAGGAACGAAGGAGAACCTGCTGCAGCGGATCAAGGTCATCCCACCGGCAACACCACAGATGAAGAACGTGCTCAGAATACCACTAGCGATGTGGAACAAGGCCATGTAG